From Acidovorax sp. FHTAMBA, one genomic window encodes:
- the queG gene encoding tRNA epoxyqueuosine(34) reductase QueG yields the protein MQEWARELGFSQIGVAGVDLSAAEPGLEAWLAQGFHGDMHYMASHGLKRARPAELVPGTVSVITARMDYLPRDTAVDAPEGWQVMELSRLVRPQEGIVSVYARGRDYHKVLRARLQKLSDRIAEAIGPFGHRVFTDSAPVLEAELAARSGQGWRGKHTLVLSREAGSMFFLGEIYVDMALPESEPVTAHCGSCSACIDICPTQAIIAPHRLDARRCISYLTIEHAGPIPLELRPLMGNRIYGCDDCQLICPWNKFAQVSRLPDFDERKGLAGQQLVHLFAWDEPTFLRMTEGGPIRRIGHERWLRNVAVSLGNALRATGDEAVRAALQSRADDPSELVREHVAWALDFE from the coding sequence ATGCAGGAGTGGGCCCGCGAACTGGGATTTTCCCAAATCGGCGTGGCGGGGGTGGACTTGTCTGCGGCAGAGCCCGGGCTTGAGGCCTGGCTGGCGCAGGGGTTCCATGGTGACATGCATTACATGGCATCCCATGGGTTGAAGCGCGCACGCCCGGCCGAGCTGGTGCCCGGCACGGTGAGCGTGATCACCGCGCGCATGGATTACTTGCCGCGCGATACCGCCGTGGACGCGCCCGAAGGCTGGCAGGTGATGGAGCTCTCGCGCCTCGTCCGCCCGCAGGAAGGCATCGTCTCCGTCTATGCCCGGGGCCGGGACTACCACAAGGTGCTGCGCGCGCGCCTGCAAAAACTGAGCGACCGCATTGCCGAGGCGATTGGCCCGTTTGGCCACCGCGTGTTCACCGACTCGGCCCCCGTGCTGGAGGCCGAGCTGGCTGCACGCAGTGGCCAGGGGTGGCGCGGCAAACACACGCTGGTGCTCAGCCGCGAGGCGGGGTCGATGTTCTTTCTGGGCGAAATCTATGTGGACATGGCCCTGCCCGAAAGCGAGCCCGTCACCGCGCACTGCGGCAGTTGCAGTGCCTGCATCGACATCTGCCCCACGCAGGCCATCATTGCGCCGCACCGGCTGGATGCGCGGCGTTGCATCTCGTACCTGACCATCGAGCACGCCGGGCCCATTCCGCTGGAACTGCGGCCGCTGATGGGCAACCGCATCTATGGCTGCGACGACTGCCAGCTGATCTGCCCCTGGAACAAGTTCGCCCAGGTCAGCCGCCTGCCGGATTTTGACGAGCGCAAGGGCCTGGCGGGTCAGCAACTGGTGCATCTGTTTGCGTGGGACGAGCCGACCTTTTTGCGCATGACCGAGGGTGGCCCCATCCGCCGCATCGGGCACGAGCGCTGGCTGCGCAATGTGGCTGTGTCGCTGGGCAATGCGCTGCGGGCGACGGGCGACGAGGCGGTGCGTGCGGCATTGCAGTCCCGCGCCGACGACCCCAGCGAGCTGGTGCGCGAGCATGTCGCCTGGGCGCTGGATTTTGAATGA
- the tsaE gene encoding tRNA (adenosine(37)-N6)-threonylcarbamoyltransferase complex ATPase subunit type 1 TsaE, producing the protein MTVAPHTGQIVESGDATAAPATRHFTWHSEDDTTAFAQRLAAQPLLANAFVTLHGDLGAGKTTLVRHLLRALGVQGRIKSPTYAVVEPHEAPGLAIWHFDFYRFDDPREWEDAGFRDIFANPGLKVAEWPEKAAALTPLADLAIHIEAMDDTERKITLHAHTATGRSLLQAL; encoded by the coding sequence TTGACTGTTGCACCACATACCGGCCAGATTGTAGAAAGCGGCGACGCCACCGCCGCCCCGGCCACGCGCCATTTCACCTGGCACAGCGAGGACGACACCACCGCCTTCGCGCAGCGCCTTGCCGCACAGCCCCTGCTGGCCAATGCCTTCGTGACCCTGCACGGCGACCTGGGCGCGGGCAAGACCACACTGGTGCGCCACCTGCTGCGCGCCCTGGGCGTGCAAGGCCGCATCAAGAGCCCCACCTATGCCGTGGTGGAGCCGCACGAGGCCCCGGGCCTCGCCATCTGGCACTTCGACTTCTACCGTTTTGACGACCCGCGCGAGTGGGAGGATGCGGGTTTCAGGGACATTTTTGCCAACCCCGGCCTCAAGGTGGCAGAATGGCCGGAAAAGGCCGCAGCGCTTACCCCGCTTGCGGACCTTGCTATCCACATTGAAGCAATGGATGACACCGAAAGGAAGATCACGCTGCACGCCCACACCGCCACCGGGCGCAGCCTGCTGCAAGCCCTCTGA